In Erpetoichthys calabaricus chromosome 4, fErpCal1.3, whole genome shotgun sequence, one genomic interval encodes:
- the LOC114651079 gene encoding olfactory receptor 10J5-like, with protein MDNLSYASAFKLTAFDNLGNNKYAYFSVTLTAYTLIVILNISIITIIITERSLHVPMYIILCNLFFSALIGSTSFYIKLMIDLLADNHVVPRFLCFMQIFFIYVYMMAEFTILTLMAYDRYTAIYTPLQYNTIMTSKRLSTLIIFAWVYPVCMMSIAVLLSARLPLCGNQIDKSYCNNWEVVKLSCVDSTANNAYGSAVFGLFIIPVAFIIYSYVKIIIVCWNSPSSHKHKALQTCLPHLITLVLYLSSLLFEITVSRLNLKNVQNSLSTIASLEYLIIPPLLNPVIYGMILPEIRKKVFHILEKKGRHPHLSKSVTFVLIS; from the coding sequence ATGGACAATCTATCTTATGCATCAGCTTTTAAACTTACTGCATTTGATAACTTGGGAAACAACAAATATGCCtatttttctgttacattaaCAGCCTATACCTTAATAGTAATTTTGAATATATCAATAATTACCATAATAATCACAGAAAGAAGTCTTCATGTTCCcatgtatattattttatgtaatttattttttagtgCACTAATAGGTTCTAcaagtttttatataaaattaatgatTGATCTTCTAGCTGATAATCATGTTGTTCCTCGCTTTCTTTGTTTCATGCAGATATTTTtcatatatgtttatatgatgGCAGAATTTACTATTTTAACACTTATGGCCTATGACAGATATACTGCTATATACACTCCCTTACAGTATAACACCATTATGACATCCAAAAGATTGAGTACATTAATCATTTTTGCATGGGTTTATCCTGTTTGTATGATGAGCATTGCAGTATTACTTTCTGCCAGGCTTCCATTGTGTGGTAATCAAATTGACAAGTCCTATTGCAACAACTGGGAAGTCGTAAAGCTCTCTTGCGTAGACTCAACAGCCAATAATGCATATGGATCTGCAGTGTTTGGTTTGTTTATTATTCCTGTTGCTTTCATCATATATTCCTATGTAAAAATCATTATAGTTTGCTGGAACAGTCCCAGCTCTCATAAACATAAAGCTTTGCAAACTTGTCTCCCACATTTAATAACCCTAGTCCTGTATTTAAGTTCTCTTCTTTTTGAAATTACTGTCAGTCGACTGAActtgaaaaatgtccaaaattcTCTCAGTACCATCGCATCCCTAGAATATCTCATAATTCCTCCTCTTTTAAATCCAGTCATATATGGAATGATTCTTCCTGAGATACGTAAAAAAGTTTTTCACATACTTGAAAAAAAAGGAAGACATCCCCATCTAAGTAAGTCAGTAACTTTTGTATTAATATCTTGA